The genomic DNA GGAGCGGGCGCCCGAGCACATCCACACCTACCGGCTGACCCCCCTCGGGCTGTGGAACGCACGCGCCGCCGGGCACGACGCCGAGCAGGTCGTCGACGCGCTCGTGCAGTACTCGCGTTATCCGGTACCGCACGCGCTGCTCGTCGACATCGCCGAGACGATGGCCCGGTACGGCCGCCTCACGCTCTCCAAGCATCCGGTCCACGGGCTGGTGCTGACCTCCACCGACCGGCCCGTGCTGGAGGAGATCCTCCGGTCGAAGAAGGTCCAGCCGCTGGTCGGGGCCAGGATCGACCCGGACACCGTGGCCGTGCACCCGTCCGAGCGCGGGCAGATCAAGCAGACGCTGCTGAAGCTGGGCTGGCCGGCCGAGGACCTCGCCGGGTACGTCGACGGCGAGGCGCACCCGATCGAGCTGGCCGAGGACGGCTGGGCACTGCGGCCGTACCAGAAGCAGGCCGTCGAGGGGTTCTGGCACGGCGGTTCCGGTGTCGTCGTACTGCCCTGTGGTGCGGGCAAGACTCTGGTCGGGGCCGGTGCGATGGCGGAGGCCAAGGCGACCACGCTGATCCTGGTGACGAACACCGTCTCGGCCCGGCAGTGGAAGCACGAGCTGGTCAAGCGGACGTCGCTGACCGAGGACGAGATCGGCGAGTACAGCGGTACGCGCAAGGAGATCCGGCCGGTCACCATCGCCACGTACCAGGTGCTGACGACCCGCCGTAAGGGCGTCTATCCGCATCTGGAGCTGTTCGACTCCCGCGACTGGGGCCTGGTGATCTACGACGAGGTGCATCTGCTGCCCGCACCCGTCTTCAAGTTCACCGCCGACCTGCAGGCCCGGCGGCGGCTCGGCCTCACCGCGACGCTCGTCCGGGAGGACGGCCGCGAGTCGGACGTCTTCTCGCTCATCGGCCCCAAGCGGTTCGACGCGCCGTGGAAGGAGATCGAGGCGCAGGGGTACATCGCGCCCGCCGACTGTGTCGAGGTCCGGGTCAATCTGACGGATTCGGAGCGGCTGGCCTACGCGACCGCGGAGGCCGAGGAGAAGTACCGGTTCTGCGCGACGACCGCGACGAAGCGGAAGGTGACGGAGGCGCTGGTGCGCAAGCACCGGGGCGAGCAGACCCTCGTCATCGGGCAGTACATCGACCAGCTCGACGAGCTGGGCGAGCACCTGGACGCACCTGTGATCAAGGGCGAGACGAGCAACGCCCAGCGGGAGAAGCTCTTCGACGCGTTCCGCCAGGGCGAGATCAGCGTCCTCGTCGTGTCGAAGGTCGCGAACTTCTCGATCGACCTGCCGGAGGCGACTGTCGCCATCCAGGTGTCGGGCACCTTCGGCTCACGGCAGGAGGAGGCGCAACGGCTCGGCCGGGTGCTGCGGCCCAAGGCGGACGGGCACGAGGCCCGGTTCTACTCGGTGGTCGCCCGCGACACGATCGACCAGGACTTCGCGGCACACCGCCAGCGGTTCCTGGCCGAGCAGGGCTACGCGTACCGGATCGTGGACGCGGACGAGCTGCTGACGGACAACTGAGCGGACGGAACAGGCGGGTCCCGGCGAGAAGCCGGGGCTCGTCGTGTCCGCGCCGGACGCTCGTACCGGCGCGTGCGTGCCCGGAGGCCCCGCCGTAATCAGTGTTCGCGGCGTACGGAGTGGTCGTGCTGTTCTCGAGGGTCGCGGCGCAGGACGCCCGCCTCCTCCGCGTACTCGCCGAGGACGACCACGCCGAACGCGGCGCGTGCGAAAACCTTCACGGCGCGCACGGCGTCGCCGACGTGGTGGGTGGGCGGGTGACCGGTGGCGGCCGTCGCGCCGTGCGCGGGGCCGGTTCCATGTGGGTTCAGACCGACGGTGCTCATGTGATCCATGGTCCTGCGCCCGTCCCGTAAAGGCATCGGCCCACGGACGGAATCCCCGTGGTCTTCGCATAGGTCTCGGGTCGCATGCCGTCCCCTACGGGGTGGGGCGGGGGGACCGGGGGTGGGCCGGGCAGCTCAATTCGTTCGACCCTGCCGATCGCGGTCGATACAATCGCCGGTCTGCCCGCCTCCCGCACCGTGGTACCGGCTCGCCGCCGGCAGCCGGGGGAGCGCCGCCGACCGGACGGAAACCGGCCGACAGTCGTACGTGCCCCTGCGTGCGTACCCCGTGATCGATCCTCGAGCGGACCGCATCGCCCCCTGACGGAAACCGGGAGCGAGCTGCGGGCCGCCGTCCTGCGTTGAAAAGCCGGAGGCAACACCGTGCCCGCGCACGAACACGAAAGCGACACCACCACCACCGATCCGCTGGCTCGCGAGCGCTCCCACCTCGCCGCGTCCCGGGCCGCGTTGCGCGCCATGCGGGAGGACGCCCAGGCCCTCGACATCCGCGATGTCACCGCGAACTGGGTCAACGCCGCCGTCCTGCAGGCCCAGATCGACGAACGCATCAAGTCGCTCGCCGACCTCTCCCACACCCCGCTCTTCTTCGGCCGCCTCGACTATCTGCACCCGGTCGGTGCCGAGCAGGCCGAGGGCGCGGAGGGCGAGCAGTTCTACATCGGCCGGCGCCATGTCCATGACGCCGATGGCGATCCGATGGTCATCGACTGGCGTGCGCCGGTCTCTCAGCCGTTCTACCGGGCTTCGAAGAAGGACCCGCAGGACGTCGGACAGCGTCGCCGCTTCGGGTACACCGGCGGCGAGCTGACCGCGTACGAGGACGAGCACCTCAGCGACCCCACCGAGGCCGCGCAGACCAGCAAGCTGCTCCAGGCGGAGATCGAGCGGCCGCGCGTCGGTCCGATGCGCGACATCGTGGCGACGATCCAGCCCGAGCAGGACGAGATCGTCCGCAGCGGGCTCGGCGGGACGGTCTGCGTGCAGGGAGGGCCCGGCACCGGCAAGACCGCCGTCGGCCTGCACCGGGTCGCGTATCTGCTGTACGCGCACCGTGAGCGGCTCGCCCGCACCGGCACGCTGGTCATCGGGCCGAACCGGTCGTTCCTCCACTACATCGAGCAGGTGCTCCCGGCCCTCGGTGAGCTGGAGGTGAAGCAGGCGACCGTCGACGATCTGGTGGCGGCGCACGTCGAGGTGCGGGGCACGGACGCGGCGGAGGCGGCGGTCGTCAAGGGTGATGCCCGGATGGCGGAGGTGCTGCGGCGGGCGATCCGTTCGCATGTGACGCTGCCGACGGAGCCGGTGATGGTGGTGCGCGGGTCGCGCCGCTGGCGGGTGCCCGCGTACGAACTGGAGGAGATGGTCACCGAGTTGCTGGCCCGCGACATGCGGTACGGCGCGGCGCACGAGGCGCTTCCGCAGCGCATCGCGCACGCCGTTCTGGTGCGGATGGAGGAGGCCGGCGAGGCCCCCGACGACCGGGTGCAGAACGCGGTGGCCCGTACTCCCGCGGTCAAGGCGGCCGTGAAGGCCATCTGGCCGGCCGTCGACCCGGCGAAGCTCGTCCTGCGACTCCTGTCCGACCCGGAGTTCCTGGCCGCGCACGCGGACGGTCTGCTCACCGAGGACGAGCAGAAGACGATCCTGTGGACGAAACCGGCCCGGAGCGTGAAGTCGGCGAAGTGGTCGGCGGCGGACGCGGTGCTGATCGACGAGGCGGGCGATCTGGTGGCGCGTACGCACTCGCTCGGCCATGTCGTCCTCGACGAGGCGCAGGACCTCTCCCCCATGCAGTACCGGGCGGTGGGCCGCCGCTGCACGACCGGTTCGGCGACCGTGCTCGGCGACCTGGCGCAGGGGACGACGCCGTGGTCGACGGAGAGCTGGGCGCAGGCGCTGCACCACCTGGGCAAGGAGGACGCGGTGGTGGAGGAGCTGACGGCGGGCTTCCGCGTGCCGAGGGAGGTCATCGCGTACGCGTCACGGCTGCTTCCGGTGATCTCGCCGGGTCTGGCGGAGGTGGAGTCGGTGCGTGAGTCGCCGGGTTCCCTGGCGGTGCGGGAGGTGGCCGGCCCGGCCGCTCTGGACGCGGCGGTACTCGCGGCGTGCGAGGAGTCGCTGACCCAGGAGGGGTCGATCGGCCTGATCGCGGCGGACGCCCGGATCCCGGCGCTGGCGGAGGCACTCACTGCGGCGGGGCACGCCTATCTCTCCCCCGGCGAGGAGACGACGGCCGAGTCCCGGCTGACGCTGGTCCCGGCTTCCTTGGCGAAGGGGCTGGAGTACGACTACGTGGTGCTGGACGAGCCGGCGGCGGTGGTCGACGGCGAACCGGACGAGCGCACGGGCCTGCGCCGGTTGTATGTGGCGCTGACCCGTGCGGTGTCGGGGCTGACGGTGGTGCACGCGACGGGGCTGCCGGAGGCTCTTGGGGACACCGGGGTCCGGTAGCGGCCGGGCCTCAGTCGCCGGACGGGCCGGGCTTGCCGCCCGTCCGGCGATCGAGGACGGAACCGGTCACCCCTGAGAGCCGCCCTGTCCGTCGAGCCGCGCCCGCCACTCCCGTACCGCTGCCACGTCCACCGGCGCGCCCCATCCCCCGGGCCGCGCCGCGCCCCCGATGTGCACCGCGTCGATGCCCGCGGCCAGCAGCTCCTCCAGATGTTCGAGCCGCAGCCCGCCCCCCACCAGGATCTGCGGCTCGTAACCGGGCTCGCCCTTCCGTGCCGCCTCGACGAGGAGCGTCGGGATGCCGTCGTCGACGCCGAGCGCCGATCCGGCCGTGAGGTACGTGTCGAGGCCCGGGAGGTCCGCGAGCTGCTTGCGCAGGGCGTCCCGGTCGGTGGCGCGGTCGATCGCGCGGTGGAACGTCCAGCCGCAGCCGTCCAGCTCGGCGACGAGCCGCTCGACGGCGACGAGGTCCGCGTGGCCCCGCGCGTCCAGGAAGCCGAGGACGAATTCCTCGGCGCCCTCGGCGCGCAGCTCGCGTGCCTTCCGTACGAGTACGTCGATGTCACCGGCCGCGAAGCCGTCCGCCACCCTGAGCATCACCCGCAGCGGGATGTCGACCGCGGCACGGATCTTCGCGAAGGTCGCGCAGGACGGGGTGAGTCCGTCCGCCGCCATGTCGGTGACCAGCTCGAGCCGGTCTGCACCACCCGCCTGAGCAGCGACCGCGTCCTCCGCGTCGAGAGCGATCACCTCCAGGACTGCACGGTTGCTCATGGGACCCCATTCCTCCAGTAAACAGCTATAGGTCTAGTCCAATGGCCAGCCTACGGGTCAGTCGGCTGAAGGTGCAGCTTCCCTGCGGACGTGAAGATACGCGAGGTCAGAGGGGTGCCCGCCGGCCGGACACACCCGGGCCCGCGGCTCGGCACGCGATCCACCCTTGCGCTTCATAGGGGAGGGGGGTATACATGCATCAGTATCAGATACCCCCTAGGGGTATATACGCCAGGGAGGACACCGTGCCCGCGCACACCGCCGCAACCGGCACCGGCACCACCGCAGAGGTCGAGCTCTCCATCGGCGGCATGACCTGCGCCTCGTGCGCGGCCCGCATCGAGAAGAAGCTCAACCGGATGGACGGCGTCACCGCCACCGTCAACTACGCCACCGAGAGGGCCAAGGTCAGCTACCGGGACGCGGGCATGTCCGTACAGGACCTGATCGCCACCGTCGAGAAGACCGGCTACACGGCGCGGGAGCCTGCCCCTCCGGTACGAACCGAGGAGTCCACGCCCGGCGGCGAGGGCGAGGCCGACGCGCTCCGCCCGCTGCGGCAGCGGCTGCTCACCGCCGTCGTGCTCGCCGTCCCGGTGATCGCGATGGCGATGATCCCGGCGCTGCAGTTCATGTACTGGCAGTGGCTCTCACTGGCCCTGACCGCCCCTGTCATCACCTACGCCGCCTGGCCGTTCCACCGCGCCGCCTGGACCAACGCCCGGCACGGCGCGGCGACGATGGACACGCTGATCTCCGTCGGCACATCGGCCGCGTTCCTCTGGTCCGTGTGGGCGCTGTTCCTCGGCACGGCCGGGATGCCGGGCATGACGCACCCCTTCGAGCTGACCATCGGCCGCAGCGACGGCGCCGGGAACATCTATCTGGAGGCCGCGGCCGGAGTCACCGCGTTCATCCTGGCCGGCCGCTGGTTCGAGGCCCGCTCCAAGCGGAAGGCCGGCGCGGCACTCAAGGCGCTCCTGGAGCTGGGTGCCAAGGAGGTCACCGTGCTGAGGGGCGGCCGCGAGGTGACCGTGCCGACGGCTGAGCTGCAGGTCGGGAACCGGTTCCTGGTCCGTCCCGGCGAGAAGGTCGCCACCGACGGCATCGTCGTCGAGGGCGCCTCGGCGGTGGACGCGTCGATGCTCACCGGCGAGTCGGTCCCGGTCGAGGTCGCGGTCGGTGACGCCGTCACCGGTGCCACGCTCAACGCGGGCGGCCGGCTCGTCGTCGAGGCGACCCGGATCGGCGCCGACACCCAGCTGGCACGGATGGCCAGGCTCGTCGAGGACGCACAGAACGGCAAGGCGGCGGCCCAGCGGCTCGCCGACCGGATCTCTGCGGTGTTCGTGCCGGTCGTCCTGCTGATCGCACTGGTCACCCTGGTCGTCTGGCTGCTCCTCACATCCGACGTGACAGCCTCCTTCACCGCAGCCGTCGCCGTACTGATCATCGCCTGCCCCTGCGCCCTCGGCCTCGCCACGCCCACCGCCCTCATGGTCGGCACCGGCCGCGGCGCACAGCTCGGCATCCTGATCAAGGGACCCGAGGTCCTGGAGACCACCCGCCGTATCGACACGATCGTCCTGGACAAGACCGGCACCGTCACGACCGGCCGGATGACCCTCCAGGACGTCCACGCCACGGCCGACACCGACACCACACAGGTCCTGCGCCTGGCCGGCGCCCTGGAACACGCCTCCGAACACCCCATCGCCCGAGCGGTCGCCACCGGCGCCCGCGACCGAACCGGAACAGCACTCCCCGTCCCCGAGGACTTCGCCAACCTCCCCGGCCTCGGCGTCCAGGGTGTTGTCGAGGGCCACGCCGTCCTCGTCGGCCGTGAGCAGCTGCTCGCCGAGTGGGAGATACATCTGCCTGAGGAGCTGGCCCGGAAGAAGGCGGCGGCGGAAGCGGCCGGCCGGACGGCCGTCGTGGTGGCCTGGGACGGCGAGGCACGGGCGGTGCTGGATGTCGCCGACGCGGTGAAGGACACCAGCGCCGAGGCGATCGCACGGCTGCGGGCCCTGGGCCTGACACCCCTTCTGCTCACCGGGGACAACCGGGCGGTGGCGGAGTCGGTCGCGGCGGAGGTCGGGATCCACCCGGACGACGTGTACGCGCAGGTCATGCCCGAGGACAAGGTCGATGTCGTCAAGCGGCTGCAGGCTCAGGGCCGTTCGGTCGCGATGGTCGGCGACGGCGTCAACGACGCGGCGGCGCTGGCCCAGGCGGACCTGGGCCTGGCGATGGGCACGGGCACCGACGCGGCGATCGAGGCCGGCGACCTCACCCTGGTCCGCGGGGACCTGCGGGCGGCGGCGGACGCGATCCGGCTGTCACGGAAGACGCTGGGGACCATCCGTACGAACCTGTTCTGGGCGTTCGCGTACAACGTGGCGGCGCTGCCACTCGCCGCGGCGGGGCTGCTGAACCCGATGATCGCGGGGGCGGCGATGGCGTTCTCGTCGGTGTTCGTGGTGGGCAACTCGTTGCGGCTGCGGGGGTTCCGCGCGGCAGCGTAGGACCGCGCTCGACGGGCCGGTGCTCAGCCCGCGCTCACGAACCGCACCCGGGTGCCGGGCACCGCCTGTGCCGCCCCCGCAAGTGCGGTCTCGTCCACGACCCCGACGACCGGGTAGCCCCCGGTCGTCGGGTGGTCGTTGAGGAACACCACCGGGCGGCCGTCCGGAGGCACCTGGATCGCGCCGAGCACCATCCCCTCACTGGGGAGTTCGCCCTCGTGGGCTCGCGTCAGGGCCGGGCCCTCCGTGCGCAGGCCGATCCGGTTGCTGTGCGGCGAGACCCGGTACGTGGCCGTGGTGAGCGTGCGCAGCGCCTGATCCGTGAACCAGGTGTGGCGGGGACCAAGACGTACCGGGAGAACGAGCTCGGCGGGCGCGCCCGGCCAGGGCACGGTGTCGGGGGCCGCAGGAAGCGACCCCCCGTGTCCCAGGGGCAGTACGTCGCCGTCGCGCAGCGGGGCCGGCCCGAGCCCGGAGAGCAGGTCCGCGGACCTGCTGCCCAGCACCGGTTCCGGCAGCAGACCGCCCCCGAACGCGAGATAGCTGCGCAGCCCCTGCACCGCGGGGCCGGCGTCGAGCACCGCACCCGCCGGTACGTGCACGGGTGTCCCCCAGGCCACGGGCCGGCCGTCGACCGTGACCCGGCAGGGTGCACCGCCGACGACGGCGACCACCGGCCGGTCCGGGCGGACCGCGCAGCCGGTGGCGGTCGTCTCCAACAGCGCCGCGTCCGCGGGGTTTCCCGCCAGCCGGTTGGCAAGGCGGTGGGAGGGGGCGTCCAGGGCTCCGGCACGCGGCACCCCGAGGTGCGCCCAGCCGATACGGCCCGCGTCCTGAACGGTGGTCAGGGCTCCGGCCCGCGCCACCTCGATGGCACCGGTCATGGCCGCACCTCCGCCGCGACAAAGCGCACCCGCGCCCCGGGGCTCAGCAGGGCGGCCGGTTCGCGGGCCGGGTTCCACAGTTCGCCCGGCTCGGGCATCCGCCCGATGATCTGCCAGCCGCCGGGCGACGGGCGCGGGTACACCCCGGTGTACGCCCCCGCGAGGGCCAGCGCACCGGCCGGAACCCTGGTGCGCGGAGTCGCGCGGCGCGGCATGTGCAGGTGCTCGGGAAGACCCGTGAGGTAGCCGAAGCCGGGGGCGAACCCGCAGAAGGCCACACGGAACTCGGTCCCGGCGTGGATGCGGGGCACGTCGGCGACGGTGACGCCCCAGGCCGCCGCGACGTCGGTGAGGTCCGGGCCGTCGTAGACCACGGGGATCTCGACGGCTTCCCCGGTGTCGCGCCGCAGCGGCGGCACCTTCCAGGAGACGAGTTCCCGGGCGAGCCGCGCGCTGCCGTCCGGGGTGCGGTCCGCGATGCCGTCGAGCAGGACGGTACGGGCACCGGGAACGATCTCGCGTACGGCGGGCAGTTCACCGCGTGCCCGCCGCCGCAGCAGCTCGGCGTGAAACGCCTCGGCGTGCTCACCGGAGGGCAGCTCGACGAGCAGCGCTCCGGCCCCGGCGGGAAGCACGCGGATGCCGGTCGGGCTGCTCGTGTCACGGGACGGGCGGGCGCTCGTCCCCCGCGCCCCTGACGTACCCGCGTCGCGGGGCTGTCCGGTGAGGACGCTCCGCTCGGCCGTGACCCCCCGCGTGGCGTCGGAACCCGAGCTCATGCGAATGCCCGCACGGCCACGCCCGCTTCTTCGAGCGCCGCTCTGATCCTGCGTGCCAGCGCCGCCGCGCCCGGGGTGTCGCCGTGCACGCACAGCGAGCGTGCCGCGACGGGTATCCGGCTGCCGTCCGCGCCGGTGACGCCCTGGTCCACGGCCATCCCGACACTGCGGCGTACGACTTCGTCCTCGTCGTGCAGCACCGCGCCGGGCTCGCTCCGCGGGACCAGCGTGCCCTGCGGGGTGTACGCGCGGTCGGCGAAGGCCTCCTCGACGGCGGTGAGACCCGCGGCCCGGGCGTGGTCGAGCAGGCGCGACCCGGGAAGTCCGAGGACCGCCAGGTCCCCGCCGGCCAGCCTGACGCCCTCCACCACCGCTGCGGCCTGGTCGTCGTCCCAGACGGCGCGGTTGTAGAGGGCGCCGTGCGGTTTGACGTACGCGACCGTGGAGCCGGCCGCTTCGGCGAAGACCCGCAGGGCGCCGATCTGGTAGGCGATCTCGGCGGTGAGTTCGGCGGGTGGCACATCCATGGAGCGACGTCCGAAGCCGGCCAGATCGCGGTAGGCGACCTGGGCACCGATCCGGACGCCCCTGGCGGCCGCGATGTCGCAGACCCGCCGCATCACGGAGGCGTCTCCCGCGTGGAAACCGCAGGCCACATTGGCGCTGGTGACGCAGTCGAGCAGCGCGTCGTCATCGGTGAGGGTCCAGTGCCCGAACCCTTCGCCGAGATCCGCGTTGAGATCCATCGGGCTCGCCTGGTTCGTCGGGTTCGTCAGATCCATCACGAGCGCACGCTAGCGATTGTTCAACAATCTGACAAGACCCGGCTTGGGGGGCGAGACACCCGTACGGTTCACTGGGCACAGAGTGCGCAGCGGACGACGCGCACGGCAACAGGCGGAGGACGGGGCATGGCGGGGAATGCGGGCGGCCGGACTTCTCCGGATCTCTCGGAACTGGCGGCGGACAGCGCCCTGCTGGCCCGGTCCGGCACCGCCGAGCGGGTCGCCGCCATCCTGCGGGACCGGATCACCGAAGGCTACTTCCCGCCGGGCAGCCGGCTCTCCGAGGAGAGCATCAGCGGAGCCCTCGCCGTGTCCCGGAACACCCTGCGCGAGGCGTTCCGCCTGCTGTCGCACGAACGCCTCCTGGAACATCGGCTCAACAAGGGCGTCTTCGTCCGCGTGCTCGCCGTCGACGACCTGGTGGACATCTACCGGGTCCGGCTGCTCGTCGAGTGCGCCGCCCTGCGGACGCTGGGCGAGCCGCCGTACGACCTGACGGCCGTCGAGGCAGCCGTGTCGACGGGCGAGCAGGCGGCACTGGCCGGCGACTGGCCGGGCTGCTCGACCGCCAACATCCGCTTCCACCAGGCTCTGGCCGGGCTCGCCAACAGCCCCCGCACGGACGAGCTGATGCGCAACGTCCTCGCCGAACTGCGGCTGGCCTTCCACGTGATGGCCGACCCGCGACGGTTCCACGAGCCCTACCTCACCCGGAACAGGGAGATCGCGGACAGACTCGCCGACGGCGACGCCGTGGGCGCCGAGCGGATGCTGGCCTTCTACCTGGAGGACTCACGGCGCCAGCTGGCGGAGGCGTACGCGGAGCGCCTGACCGCGCGATAGCCCCGCCCCCGGCACCGCACCCCGCACGGCAGACCACCCCGCCCGGCTCGGCGTTCCACCCCGCGCCTGGCCGTTTCACGCGTGGAACGTTCCACAATCCGCACCAACCCCCGAACGCAACCCTCCACACCACGCACCGGACCTCTTCCGGGCGAACCCGCAGATCAGGGCCAAAACGCACCATCTATTGCCCGTACCGACCGAACGGCACACCGCCCGCCCGGCCGCACCGCCGCGCCCACCTCACGCTTTGCTATCCATGTAGCCCGCACCCTTGTGGGTTTGTTGAACAATCGCCTAATGTCTCGCGCACTACCCCCGTCTGATCAGGACCGAGCAGGCCTGCCTGCACGTCCATGCGCGGAAGAAGGCCGACGCGTGATCGTTCTCCTCGGCGTGCT from Streptomyces sp. NBC_01707 includes the following:
- a CDS encoding copper homeostasis protein CutC produces the protein MSNRAVLEVIALDAEDAVAAQAGGADRLELVTDMAADGLTPSCATFAKIRAAVDIPLRVMLRVADGFAAGDIDVLVRKARELRAEGAEEFVLGFLDARGHADLVAVERLVAELDGCGWTFHRAIDRATDRDALRKQLADLPGLDTYLTAGSALGVDDGIPTLLVEAARKGEPGYEPQILVGGGLRLEHLEELLAAGIDAVHIGGAARPGGWGAPVDVAAVREWRARLDGQGGSQG
- a CDS encoding GntR family transcriptional regulator encodes the protein MAGNAGGRTSPDLSELAADSALLARSGTAERVAAILRDRITEGYFPPGSRLSEESISGALAVSRNTLREAFRLLSHERLLEHRLNKGVFVRVLAVDDLVDIYRVRLLVECAALRTLGEPPYDLTAVEAAVSTGEQAALAGDWPGCSTANIRFHQALAGLANSPRTDELMRNVLAELRLAFHVMADPRRFHEPYLTRNREIADRLADGDAVGAERMLAFYLEDSRRQLAEAYAERLTAR
- a CDS encoding UvrD-helicase domain-containing protein, which gives rise to MPAHEHESDTTTTDPLARERSHLAASRAALRAMREDAQALDIRDVTANWVNAAVLQAQIDERIKSLADLSHTPLFFGRLDYLHPVGAEQAEGAEGEQFYIGRRHVHDADGDPMVIDWRAPVSQPFYRASKKDPQDVGQRRRFGYTGGELTAYEDEHLSDPTEAAQTSKLLQAEIERPRVGPMRDIVATIQPEQDEIVRSGLGGTVCVQGGPGTGKTAVGLHRVAYLLYAHRERLARTGTLVIGPNRSFLHYIEQVLPALGELEVKQATVDDLVAAHVEVRGTDAAEAAVVKGDARMAEVLRRAIRSHVTLPTEPVMVVRGSRRWRVPAYELEEMVTELLARDMRYGAAHEALPQRIAHAVLVRMEEAGEAPDDRVQNAVARTPAVKAAVKAIWPAVDPAKLVLRLLSDPEFLAAHADGLLTEDEQKTILWTKPARSVKSAKWSAADAVLIDEAGDLVARTHSLGHVVLDEAQDLSPMQYRAVGRRCTTGSATVLGDLAQGTTPWSTESWAQALHHLGKEDAVVEELTAGFRVPREVIAYASRLLPVISPGLAEVESVRESPGSLAVREVAGPAALDAAVLAACEESLTQEGSIGLIAADARIPALAEALTAAGHAYLSPGEETTAESRLTLVPASLAKGLEYDYVVLDEPAAVVDGEPDERTGLRRLYVALTRAVSGLTVVHATGLPEALGDTGVR
- a CDS encoding heavy metal translocating P-type ATPase; the encoded protein is MPAHTAATGTGTTAEVELSIGGMTCASCAARIEKKLNRMDGVTATVNYATERAKVSYRDAGMSVQDLIATVEKTGYTAREPAPPVRTEESTPGGEGEADALRPLRQRLLTAVVLAVPVIAMAMIPALQFMYWQWLSLALTAPVITYAAWPFHRAAWTNARHGAATMDTLISVGTSAAFLWSVWALFLGTAGMPGMTHPFELTIGRSDGAGNIYLEAAAGVTAFILAGRWFEARSKRKAGAALKALLELGAKEVTVLRGGREVTVPTAELQVGNRFLVRPGEKVATDGIVVEGASAVDASMLTGESVPVEVAVGDAVTGATLNAGGRLVVEATRIGADTQLARMARLVEDAQNGKAAAQRLADRISAVFVPVVLLIALVTLVVWLLLTSDVTASFTAAVAVLIIACPCALGLATPTALMVGTGRGAQLGILIKGPEVLETTRRIDTIVLDKTGTVTTGRMTLQDVHATADTDTTQVLRLAGALEHASEHPIARAVATGARDRTGTALPVPEDFANLPGLGVQGVVEGHAVLVGREQLLAEWEIHLPEELARKKAAAEAAGRTAVVVAWDGEARAVLDVADAVKDTSAEAIARLRALGLTPLLLTGDNRAVAESVAAEVGIHPDDVYAQVMPEDKVDVVKRLQAQGRSVAMVGDGVNDAAALAQADLGLAMGTGTDAAIEAGDLTLVRGDLRAAADAIRLSRKTLGTIRTNLFWAFAYNVAALPLAAAGLLNPMIAGAAMAFSSVFVVGNSLRLRGFRAAA
- a CDS encoding LamB/YcsF family protein; amino-acid sequence: MDLNADLGEGFGHWTLTDDDALLDCVTSANVACGFHAGDASVMRRVCDIAAARGVRIGAQVAYRDLAGFGRRSMDVPPAELTAEIAYQIGALRVFAEAAGSTVAYVKPHGALYNRAVWDDDQAAAVVEGVRLAGGDLAVLGLPGSRLLDHARAAGLTAVEEAFADRAYTPQGTLVPRSEPGAVLHDEDEVVRRSVGMAVDQGVTGADGSRIPVAARSLCVHGDTPGAAALARRIRAALEEAGVAVRAFA
- a CDS encoding allophanate hydrolase subunit 1 encodes the protein MLPAGAGALLVELPSGEHAEAFHAELLRRRARGELPAVREIVPGARTVLLDGIADRTPDGSARLARELVSWKVPPLRRDTGEAVEIPVVYDGPDLTDVAAAWGVTVADVPRIHAGTEFRVAFCGFAPGFGYLTGLPEHLHMPRRATPRTRVPAGALALAGAYTGVYPRPSPGGWQIIGRMPEPGELWNPAREPAALLSPGARVRFVAAEVRP
- a CDS encoding biotin-dependent carboxyltransferase family protein; its protein translation is MTGAIEVARAGALTTVQDAGRIGWAHLGVPRAGALDAPSHRLANRLAGNPADAALLETTATGCAVRPDRPVVAVVGGAPCRVTVDGRPVAWGTPVHVPAGAVLDAGPAVQGLRSYLAFGGGLLPEPVLGSRSADLLSGLGPAPLRDGDVLPLGHGGSLPAAPDTVPWPGAPAELVLPVRLGPRHTWFTDQALRTLTTATYRVSPHSNRIGLRTEGPALTRAHEGELPSEGMVLGAIQVPPDGRPVVFLNDHPTTGGYPVVGVVDETALAGAAQAVPGTRVRFVSAG
- a CDS encoding DNA repair helicase XPB, whose amino-acid sequence is MTGPLIVQSDKTLLLEVDHDQADACRRAIAPFAELERAPEHIHTYRLTPLGLWNARAAGHDAEQVVDALVQYSRYPVPHALLVDIAETMARYGRLTLSKHPVHGLVLTSTDRPVLEEILRSKKVQPLVGARIDPDTVAVHPSERGQIKQTLLKLGWPAEDLAGYVDGEAHPIELAEDGWALRPYQKQAVEGFWHGGSGVVVLPCGAGKTLVGAGAMAEAKATTLILVTNTVSARQWKHELVKRTSLTEDEIGEYSGTRKEIRPVTIATYQVLTTRRKGVYPHLELFDSRDWGLVIYDEVHLLPAPVFKFTADLQARRRLGLTATLVREDGRESDVFSLIGPKRFDAPWKEIEAQGYIAPADCVEVRVNLTDSERLAYATAEAEEKYRFCATTATKRKVTEALVRKHRGEQTLVIGQYIDQLDELGEHLDAPVIKGETSNAQREKLFDAFRQGEISVLVVSKVANFSIDLPEATVAIQVSGTFGSRQEEAQRLGRVLRPKADGHEARFYSVVARDTIDQDFAAHRQRFLAEQGYAYRIVDADELLTDN